In one window of Niallia sp. Man26 DNA:
- a CDS encoding helix-turn-helix transcriptional regulator, with protein sequence MKVVNHIREIRLKKGITQVKLAEDLQITRQTVNAIEKNKYNPSLELALKLMEYFDVPIEVLFYLEKTKGE encoded by the coding sequence ATGAAAGTGGTAAACCATATTCGCGAAATTCGTTTGAAAAAAGGGATAACTCAAGTTAAATTAGCGGAGGATTTGCAAATTACTCGACAAACTGTCAATGCAATTGAAAAGAATAAGTACAATCCCAGCCTTGAGTTAGCTTTAAAGTTAATGGAGTATTTTGATGTTCCAATTGAAGTGTTATTTTATTTGGAGAAGACGAAAGGAGAGTAG